Below is a genomic region from Acomys russatus chromosome 3, mAcoRus1.1, whole genome shotgun sequence.
AGGACTCCCTTTTATAGGACTTTACACAGGACACCACAGGGCGTAAATACCATATGCTTAATCCCCTAAGCAGACAGTGTAAACACAGAAAGTTTATCAGAAACAAGATACACCACCACTTGTGGTCTCCAAACAATTATTGCACTTTAACCTGTACACGTCCACAAAGCACTCATGACAACCTGCACACTAGTTTCAACAAATAACACCTTTAAACAGACATGACTGTCCTAAATTGTTTATTGGGCATGAATTTTACAAACATTACTGTATTAGCGGTAACGGTGGAGCTGGAGAGTATTGCGCCTTCTCCAGGCCGCACGGCGAGAGCCACCAATAGTGTGGTGGAACTTGTGGCCCTTTCCAAGGCCTCGGCTCTTGCGGCCAGCAGATGTCAGCCCAcgcatctctctgtgtttgtggacTGGCTTGGTGATCCACTGGGTGTCAGGATTTCTTCTGATAGCTTTATGGAATGGATCAATGAGGATAACCTCAAAAAATTTATATGTGGAATCTTCACCAACCCAGTAAGAATTCAGGACTCTCAGAGCCCCACAATGGCGTCCAGCTCTCTCCTAAAACAAGGGGGAAAGACCAGTCAGTTTTCTCTACTACATACAGAAATCCTCTCAACTTGGGGGTCATCAGATGAGCAGATTGAGGCAGGCCAGGTTCCCACACCCTAAAGAACTAAAGGCTACCTCAAAGGACAGATATACAGAAACACATCATTCCTTATTCTCCCTGTTGACACCAGGCATGAATTTTGAGCACTATTCCAGCCCCCCTCCAGCCTATTATACATGATACAACAAATCAATTTCCAGCTTGTAGAAAGGGACCTCCTACAACAGAATGTAACTTAGcaagccaaaagaaaaacagagcactGGATATTAGCAAGGTAAGTAAACAGGAGAATGGCTCAAAATTTATTGCCTTTCAAAAGCTTAGGTTCTGTAGAACTTCGTTCTTAAAAATCCTTTCAGGATATATCTAAAAACCGAACAGTACCAACGAGTGACTTCTGATAGCAATTGCTTTTTGCCCAGGTAAAAGACAACTTCAGGCCACCCCATGAAGCTCCACTATGTCACCCCATTTCTTCTTGCCCACCATCCCTAATGGGCTGCCGGGGAAACTGGTACTCCAGACCACTTACCTCAGCGACAGACTGAAGGCTTCGCGCGAATTTTAGCTGGTTAACACCATGGTGGACAGGCTTGCCGTAAGTTGCACCCTTAGGAACTGGGCGTTTGCGGCCACCACGGCGGACACGAATCCTGTAAATGACATAacctacacaaacaaacaaacaaacaaaaagccccacagGTTAGACTCACTGAAGATTCTTCAATGCTTCCTTCTATCCACAAGGGCAGATGACCTGTGTCACCATTAGCTATGCTAAATGAAGAGGTATTGGGGGGACTACGGCTTTCTGGGACAGCCTCGCCCCATCACCCACGGTCAAGACATCACGCACCTTGCTTGGCCTTGTATCCCAGCCTTCGCGCCTTATCGGGCCGAGTGGGGCGGGGAGCCCTGTGCAGCGCGGAGAGCTGTCGGTACTGCCAGCAGCGGACCCTCAGAAGGAAGCGCATCACGTCGGACTGCTTCTTCCTCCATAGCTCCTGGATGTATTTGTACGCACCCATCTTGGCTCACCTTGGGAGAGGGAAAGAGCCCATGGAGAACCGCCATCGCTCTGCACGGCCCTGGTTAGAACCGGTCCGTCCCTTCCGGCGCTCCCACCTTCCACAGGGACCGAGCCCGACTCTGCACAAGCGGCCGGCTCGACCAAGCCCGGGCTTGGGGAGGCCGCTAGGGATGGCCGCAGCCGCCACCGCGGAAACCGGGAGAGCTTCGCGCCCCCATCCCGCCCCCCAGGCGGCCCGACGGGAGGGCTGGCCGTGACCGGGCTTCCATAAACCCCGGGCCCGGCTCGGATCTTGCCGCCATCGCGTCCCTCAAGCTTCCCGGATGGCGGCGTATCCGCGCCCTCGCCGCCCCGCATCCCGACTGGCCGCTCGCGCGAGGAAGACGCTCCCAGGCCGTGCGGCCGCCGGGGCGGGATGGCGACGGGCCAGCGCGATTCGCGACGGATACAAATGCAAAGAACCACCCGACCTGCCTACCTGATGGCCGCCgccagaggaaaggaagaagcctttCTCCCACAATCCCTTTTgtggctcctcccccacctcGGCGACTCTCTTTCCGGTGGGGCGGGGTTGCTCCACAGTGCCTCTTGGGATATGTAGTTCCAATAGCCAATGTGGTGGGCGGAGTCACGCTGGCCAGCCCGCCGCTTCCGGATGCCCTCCCAGCTCGGTGGCTCTCCGCTTAGAGCCGCTGGGTCTGTCCGCGCTGGTTACCGGTGCGGGTCCCCGGGAAAGCGGGTCGGGGACGGGCTCCGGTGGGGCGTCCGCGGGCTGCGGTGACCGGCGTGCCTCTGTTTCACTGCTCCGCAGTGTCAGGTTGGTATCAGGCTCCTCGCCCCCGTGACCGTGCAGCAGTTTCCCGGACGGACGGCCCCCGGCGTGTGCGGAGGCAAAGCGGCTGCACGCGTGGGCTTCGCGCGTGTCCTTGAGGCCAGCCCGGGACCTGCGCGAACCAGACCGAGTGGGTGGACTCTGGCGCCTGTACCCCTCGGCCTTTTCCTGCTGTGGATGGGAGCCGGGAGGTGCTAACGTCAGAACTCGGaggctttattttggttttggaatACCAAATTTCATTTGCCAAGAACTGTGCCAGGAAAAAAATGCCCAGAATGCTGACTTTCTGCATTGCGTTCTATATTGAGAAATAATGGAGTTTCTGCAGctccagaattttcttttttcatacagTCGAGAGGTTTTAATAAAGTCTAAGcttttgggcggggggggggggggaccaaggTTGGGGGAATCATGTTTATCAGTGGCTCTGTTCCTCTTTTAG
It encodes:
- the LOC127184057 gene encoding 60S ribosomal protein L15, yielding MGAYKYIQELWRKKQSDVMRFLLRVRCWQYRQLSALHRAPRPTRPDKARRLGYKAKQGYVIYRIRVRRGGRKRPVPKGATYGKPVHHGVNQLKFARSLQSVAEERAGRHCGALRVLNSYWVGEDSTYKFFEVILIDPFHKAIRRNPDTQWITKPVHKHREMRGLTSAGRKSRGLGKGHKFHHTIGGSRRAAWRRRNTLQLHRYR